A window of Sphingomonas adhaesiva contains these coding sequences:
- a CDS encoding glycosyltransferase family 4 protein, whose protein sequence is MNDNRKPRVAFFSGNYNYVRDGANQAQNLLVGHLLDHGVEVRVYSPTTKTPAFEARGTVVDVPAVPMPGGRGEYRLGRGLPRAPRRDLEAFAPDLVHVSAPEFLGHAAVTWARRHDVPVVATVHTRFETYFQYYGLAVVQPLIVAILRRFYNRADRVLVPTPSMAQVVRDFGVTTPIALWGRGVNHRRFHPDRRSLEWRRSLGIADDEVAIGFLGRLVLEKGLDVFADVVAQLTARGVKHRVLVIGKGPARDWFAQHAPQAAFAGFQSNDDLGRAVASMDVLFNPSVTETWGQVTSEAMAAGVPVVAARATGAVDLLDDGRTGFLVPPGDIAGYADAIERLVTDADLRTAMGAAAHAHAQGFRWDSANDAVLQVYREVLAERGR, encoded by the coding sequence ATGAACGATAACAGAAAGCCGCGGGTCGCCTTCTTCAGCGGCAATTACAATTACGTCCGCGACGGTGCGAACCAGGCGCAGAACCTGCTGGTCGGCCATCTGCTCGACCACGGCGTCGAGGTGCGCGTCTATTCCCCGACGACGAAGACGCCCGCGTTCGAGGCGCGCGGGACCGTCGTCGACGTGCCCGCGGTGCCGATGCCGGGTGGGCGCGGCGAGTATCGGCTGGGGCGCGGCCTGCCGCGCGCGCCGCGCCGCGATCTGGAGGCATTCGCGCCCGATCTGGTTCACGTCTCCGCACCCGAATTCCTCGGCCATGCCGCGGTCACCTGGGCGCGCCGTCATGACGTGCCGGTCGTCGCCACCGTCCACACCCGGTTCGAAACCTATTTCCAATATTACGGGCTGGCGGTCGTCCAGCCGCTGATCGTCGCGATCCTGCGGCGGTTCTACAATCGCGCCGATCGCGTGCTGGTGCCCACCCCGTCGATGGCGCAGGTGGTGCGCGACTTCGGGGTGACGACGCCGATTGCCCTATGGGGTCGCGGGGTGAACCATCGCCGGTTCCACCCCGACCGCCGCAGCCTGGAGTGGCGGCGCTCGCTGGGGATCGCGGACGATGAGGTCGCGATCGGCTTCCTGGGGCGGCTGGTCCTGGAGAAGGGGCTCGACGTGTTCGCGGACGTCGTCGCGCAGCTGACCGCGCGCGGGGTCAAACACCGCGTGCTGGTGATCGGCAAGGGGCCGGCACGCGACTGGTTCGCGCAACATGCACCGCAGGCGGCGTTCGCGGGCTTCCAGAGCAACGACGATCTGGGTCGCGCGGTCGCGTCGATGGACGTGCTGTTCAACCCCAGCGTCACCGAGACCTGGGGGCAGGTGACGTCCGAGGCGATGGCCGCAGGCGTGCCGGTGGTCGCGGCGCGCGCGACGGGCGCGGTCGACCTGCTGGACGATGGACGCACCGGCTTTTTGGTGCCGCCGGGCGATATCGCGGGCTATGCGGACGCGATCGAGCGGCTGGTGACCGACGCCGACCTTCGCACCGCGATGGGCGCCGCCGCGCACGCCCACGCGCAGGGCTTCCGCTGGGACAGCGCCAACGACGCGGTGTTGCAGGTGTACCGCGAGGTGCTGGCCGAACGGGGACGCTGA
- the ahcY gene encoding adenosylhomocysteinase — protein sequence MATAPVLEKNDYVIKDIGLADFGRAEIAIAETEMPGLMALREEFGASQPLKGARITGSLHMTIQTAVLIETLVALGADVRWATCNIYSTQDHAAAAIAAAGIPVFAVKGETLAEYWDYVGDIFNWGADGDGQTANIILDDGGDATMFALWGAKLEAGATFGEPENDEEVEFQRSVKAFVAKYPGYLTQTVKNLKGVSEETTTGVHRLYEIAKKGELPFPAINVNDSVTKSKFDNLYGCKESLVDAIRRATDVMLAGKVACVAGFGDVGKGSAQSLRNGGARVLVTEIDPICALQAAMEGFEVVTMDEAVKRADIFCTATGNADVITADHMKAMKPMSIVCNIGHFDSEIQIAALSNYDWTEVKPGTDLVKFPDGKQIIILAKGRLVNLGCATGHPSFVMSASFTNQTLAQIELWTKSENYKNEVYVLPKHLDEKVAALHLEKLGVQLSKLTPKQAGYIGVPVEGPFKPDHYRY from the coding sequence GTGGCAACCGCCCCCGTGCTCGAGAAGAACGATTACGTCATCAAGGACATCGGCCTGGCCGATTTCGGCCGCGCCGAGATCGCGATCGCCGAGACCGAGATGCCCGGCCTGATGGCGCTGCGCGAGGAATTCGGCGCGTCCCAGCCGCTGAAGGGCGCGCGGATCACCGGCTCGCTCCACATGACGATCCAGACCGCGGTGCTGATCGAGACGCTGGTCGCGCTGGGCGCCGACGTGCGCTGGGCGACCTGCAACATCTATTCGACGCAGGACCATGCCGCCGCCGCCATCGCCGCCGCCGGGATCCCGGTGTTCGCGGTGAAGGGCGAGACGCTGGCGGAATATTGGGATTACGTCGGCGACATCTTCAACTGGGGTGCTGACGGCGACGGCCAGACCGCCAACATCATCCTGGACGACGGCGGCGACGCCACCATGTTCGCGCTGTGGGGCGCGAAGCTGGAGGCGGGCGCGACCTTCGGCGAGCCGGAGAACGACGAGGAGGTCGAGTTCCAGCGCTCGGTCAAGGCGTTCGTCGCCAAGTATCCGGGATACCTGACGCAGACGGTCAAGAACCTGAAGGGCGTGTCGGAAGAGACGACCACCGGCGTCCACCGCCTGTACGAGATCGCGAAGAAGGGCGAGCTGCCGTTCCCGGCGATCAACGTCAACGACTCGGTCACGAAGTCGAAGTTCGACAACCTCTACGGCTGCAAGGAATCGCTGGTCGACGCGATCCGTCGCGCCACCGATGTCATGCTGGCCGGCAAGGTGGCGTGCGTCGCGGGCTTCGGCGACGTCGGCAAGGGCTCGGCCCAGTCGCTGCGTAACGGCGGCGCGCGCGTGCTGGTGACCGAGATCGACCCGATCTGCGCGCTCCAGGCGGCGATGGAGGGCTTCGAGGTCGTGACGATGGACGAGGCGGTGAAGCGCGCGGACATCTTCTGCACCGCGACCGGCAACGCCGATGTCATCACCGCCGATCACATGAAGGCGATGAAGCCGATGTCGATCGTGTGCAACATCGGCCACTTCGACAGCGAGATCCAGATCGCGGCGCTGAGCAACTACGACTGGACCGAGGTGAAGCCGGGCACCGACCTGGTGAAGTTCCCCGACGGCAAGCAGATCATCATCCTCGCCAAGGGGCGTCTGGTGAACCTGGGCTGCGCGACCGGGCACCCGTCGTTCGTGATGTCCGCGTCGTTCACCAACCAGACGCTGGCGCAGATCGAGCTGTGGACCAAGTCCGAGAACTACAAGAACGAGGTCTACGTCCTGCCCAAGCACCTCGACGAGAAGGTCGCGGCGCTGCACCTGGAGAAGCTGGGCGTCCAGCTGTCGAAGCTGACCCCGAAGCAGGCGGGCTATATCGGCGTGCCGGTCGAGGGGCCGTTCAAGCCGGATCACTATCGCTACTGA
- a CDS encoding YqgE/AlgH family protein, whose protein sequence is MDSATFLTGQFLLAMPGIGDPRFDHSVIAMCHHDDSGALGIGIGATVNGLGLHDLLEQLEIAPGVAPDAPVHFGGPVETRRGFVLHTADWGGQDTLDVAGRWSLSGTLDVLRAIANGTGPSQWLVALGYAGWGPGQLDGEMTRHGWLNVADTPAMLFDTAAEERWTRGFAAAGVDPRLLSSEGGRA, encoded by the coding sequence ATGGACAGCGCGACCTTTCTGACCGGCCAGTTCCTGCTGGCGATGCCCGGCATCGGCGATCCGCGGTTCGATCATTCGGTCATCGCGATGTGCCACCATGACGACAGCGGCGCGCTGGGGATCGGCATCGGCGCGACCGTCAACGGACTGGGGCTGCACGACCTGCTGGAGCAGCTGGAGATCGCGCCCGGGGTCGCCCCCGACGCGCCGGTGCATTTCGGCGGGCCGGTCGAGACGCGCCGCGGCTTCGTGCTGCATACGGCGGACTGGGGCGGTCAGGACACGCTGGATGTCGCGGGGCGCTGGTCGCTGTCGGGTACGCTCGACGTGCTGCGCGCGATCGCGAACGGGACCGGGCCGTCGCAGTGGCTGGTGGCGCTGGGCTATGCCGGCTGGGGCCCGGGGCAACTGGACGGCGAGATGACGCGCCACGGCTGGCTCAACGTCGCCGACACGCCCGCGATGCTGTTCGACACCGCGGCCGAGGAGCGCTGGACGCGCGGCTTCGCCGCGGCCGGGGTCGATCCGCGGCTGCTGTCGAGCGAGGGCGGGCGGGCCTGA
- a CDS encoding peroxiredoxin, producing MTINVGDTVPAAKLTKLTPDGMEPVDAAEYFKGRKVALFAVPGAFTPTCSAKHLPGYLEKAEELKAHGIDEIACTSVNDPFVLGAWSKQTNADGVTMLADGNGDFAEALGLAMDGTKFGMGKRSQRYSMVVDDGVVTQINVEAPGEFKVSSAEHMLGKL from the coding sequence ATGACGATCAACGTCGGCGACACGGTGCCTGCCGCCAAGCTCACGAAGCTGACCCCCGACGGCATGGAGCCGGTCGACGCCGCGGAGTATTTCAAGGGCCGCAAGGTCGCGCTGTTCGCGGTGCCGGGCGCCTTCACCCCGACCTGCTCGGCGAAGCACCTGCCCGGCTATCTGGAGAAGGCGGAGGAACTGAAGGCGCACGGGATCGACGAGATCGCCTGCACCTCGGTCAACGATCCGTTCGTGCTGGGCGCCTGGTCGAAGCAAACGAACGCGGACGGCGTGACGATGCTGGCGGACGGCAACGGCGACTTCGCCGAGGCGCTGGGCCTCGCGATGGACGGGACGAAGTTCGGCATGGGCAAGCGCAGCCAGCGCTATTCCATGGTCGTCGACGACGGCGTCGTGACGCAGATCAACGTCGAGGCGCCCGGCGAGTTCAAGGTCAGCTCCGCCGAGCACATGCTGGGCAAGCTCTGA
- a CDS encoding AMP nucleosidase gives MIASDIVAELDRLYTASVDRLKAAISAYIADGTVPPAEARKDGSFAYPEIRLRFAGGDGRPTPLRSFGRLTAPGEYRISVTKPALFAEYLTEQLTLLVEDYDVTVAAVPGRQEIPYPYVIDPGHALSLDAVSVAELARWFPTTELAFIGDEIADGLWASIDGTRPLALFDGLRTDFSLARLRHYTGTPPEHVQRYVLFTNYHRYVDEFVRWAAQQVGGDSRYTALSGPGGVMFRAGDDPAILDDSAWRRLQMPAYHLMAEDGTGITLVNIGVGPSNAKTICDHLAVMRPEAWLMIGHCGGLRPSQRIGDYVLAHAYLRDDHVLDDMLPPEIPVPAIAEVQQALARAAETVSGQSGDELKRRLRTGTIVTTDDRNWELRYSRSALRFSLSRAVAIDMESATIAAQGYRFRVPYGTLLCVSDKPLHGELKLPGQANRFYERAISEHMRIGIETCEELRREGAKLHSRKLRAFNEPPFR, from the coding sequence ATGATCGCCAGTGATATCGTCGCCGAACTCGACCGCCTCTACACCGCGTCGGTCGATCGCCTGAAAGCCGCCATCTCCGCCTATATCGCCGACGGCACGGTGCCGCCCGCTGAGGCGCGCAAGGACGGCTCGTTCGCCTATCCCGAGATCCGCCTGCGCTTTGCCGGCGGCGATGGACGCCCTACGCCGTTGCGGTCCTTCGGCCGGCTGACCGCGCCGGGCGAGTATCGCATCTCCGTGACGAAGCCCGCGCTGTTCGCGGAATATCTCACCGAACAGCTGACCCTGCTGGTGGAGGATTACGACGTTACCGTCGCCGCGGTGCCGGGGCGGCAGGAAATTCCCTATCCCTATGTGATCGATCCGGGCCATGCGCTGAGCCTCGACGCGGTGTCGGTCGCCGAGCTGGCGCGCTGGTTCCCCACCACCGAGCTGGCGTTCATCGGGGACGAGATCGCCGACGGGCTGTGGGCGTCGATCGACGGCACCCGCCCGCTGGCGCTGTTCGACGGCCTGCGCACCGATTTCAGCCTCGCGCGGCTGCGTCACTACACCGGCACCCCGCCGGAGCATGTCCAGCGCTACGTGCTGTTCACCAATTACCACCGCTATGTCGACGAATTCGTCCGCTGGGCGGCGCAGCAGGTCGGCGGCGACAGCCGCTACACCGCGCTGTCGGGCCCCGGCGGCGTGATGTTCCGCGCCGGCGACGACCCCGCGATCCTGGACGACAGCGCGTGGCGACGGTTGCAGATGCCCGCCTATCACCTGATGGCGGAGGACGGCACCGGGATCACGCTGGTCAATATCGGGGTCGGCCCGTCGAACGCGAAGACGATCTGCGACCATCTGGCGGTCATGCGTCCGGAGGCGTGGCTGATGATCGGGCATTGCGGCGGGCTGCGTCCGTCGCAGCGGATCGGCGACTATGTCCTGGCCCACGCCTATCTGCGCGACGACCACGTGCTCGACGACATGCTGCCCCCCGAGATCCCGGTGCCGGCCATCGCCGAGGTGCAGCAGGCGCTCGCCCGCGCCGCCGAAACCGTCAGCGGCCAGTCCGGCGACGAACTGAAGCGCCGCCTGCGCACCGGCACGATCGTCACCACCGACGATCGCAACTGGGAGCTGCGCTACTCGCGCTCCGCGCTGCGCTTCTCGCTCAGCCGCGCGGTCGCGATCGACATGGAATCGGCGACGATCGCGGCGCAGGGCTATCGCTTCCGCGTGCCCTACGGCACGTTGCTGTGCGTGTCGGACAAGCCGCTGCACGGCGAGCTGAAGCTGCCCGGCCAGGCCAACCGCTTCTACGAGCGGGCGATCAGCGAGCATATGCGGATCGGGATCGAGACGTGCGAGGAGCTGCGCCGCGAGGGCGCGAAGCTCCACAGCCGCAAGCTGCGCGCCTTCAACGAGCCACCGTTCCGCTGA
- a CDS encoding alpha/beta fold hydrolase: MPATVSETRFFDSFDGVRMAWREIGDGRPVVLIHGYFSDAATNWIRYGHAEAIAREGFRVIMPDLRGHGDSARPHEADAYPPDALARDGHALIAELGLSDYDLGGYSLGARTTSRMLATGATPRRIVFSGMGLEGLIDTGRRAGHFRNILTKLGQHERGSPAWMAEAFLKTTGGDPVALLGVIDTFVDTPEATVASFVQPAVVVNGVEDDDNGSAAALAQTLPNATLVEVPGNHMSAVTRPELGRAIATFLAG, encoded by the coding sequence ATGCCTGCCACCGTCAGCGAAACGAGGTTCTTCGACAGTTTCGACGGGGTGCGTATGGCGTGGCGTGAGATCGGCGACGGGCGGCCGGTGGTGCTGATCCACGGCTATTTCTCCGACGCCGCAACCAACTGGATCCGCTACGGCCATGCCGAGGCGATCGCGCGCGAGGGCTTTCGCGTCATCATGCCCGACCTGCGCGGTCACGGCGACAGCGCCAGGCCGCACGAGGCGGACGCCTATCCACCCGACGCGCTGGCGCGCGACGGGCACGCGCTGATTGCCGAACTCGGCCTCTCCGACTATGACCTCGGTGGCTATTCGCTCGGCGCGCGCACCACCTCGCGGATGCTGGCGACGGGCGCGACGCCGCGACGGATCGTCTTTTCGGGCATGGGGCTGGAGGGACTGATCGATACCGGCCGCCGCGCGGGCCACTTCCGCAACATCCTGACGAAGCTGGGGCAGCACGAGCGCGGCTCGCCCGCATGGATGGCGGAGGCGTTCCTGAAGACGACCGGCGGCGATCCGGTCGCGCTGCTCGGGGTCATCGATACGTTCGTCGACACGCCCGAGGCGACCGTCGCCTCGTTCGTGCAGCCGGCGGTGGTCGTGAACGGCGTCGAGGACGACGACAACGGCTCGGCGGCCGCGCTGGCGCAGACCCTCCCTAATGCCACGCTCGTCGAGGTGCCGGGAAACCATATGAGCGCCGTCACCAGGCCGGAGCTGGGCCGGGCGATCGCCACCTTCCTGGCGGGGTAG
- a CDS encoding MarR family winged helix-turn-helix transcriptional regulator, which produces MSDSIGFLLSDVARLLRRRFDERARAIGVTRPQWRALTALSRAEGLHQGALAERLEVEPITLCRMIDRLEEAGLVERRRAPADRRAWHIYLTDKSRPLLDQLRGLADDLSAQALDGLAIDQQDRLTEMLERIRNNLQSPAMEIAHG; this is translated from the coding sequence ATGAGTGACTCGATCGGTTTCCTGCTGAGCGACGTCGCGCGCCTGTTACGCCGGCGCTTCGACGAACGCGCCCGCGCCATCGGCGTGACCCGCCCGCAATGGCGCGCGCTGACCGCGCTCAGCCGTGCCGAGGGGCTCCATCAAGGCGCGCTGGCGGAGCGGCTCGAGGTCGAGCCGATCACCCTGTGCCGGATGATCGACCGGCTGGAGGAAGCCGGGCTGGTCGAGCGCCGCCGCGCGCCCGCCGATCGCCGCGCATGGCACATCTATCTGACCGACAAGTCGCGTCCGCTGCTCGACCAGCTGCGCGGGCTGGCCGACGATCTGTCGGCGCAGGCGCTGGACGGGCTGGCCATCGATCAGCAGGATCGATTGACCGAGATGCTGGAGCGGATCCGCAACAATCTGCAATCCCCGGCGATGGAGATCGCCCATGGCTGA
- a CDS encoding HlyD family secretion protein gives MADADPHRQVTAEAPAPAPAPAPAPAARPGRRWGRLALMLSVPLLLLLVGGYFWLTSGRYVSTDNAYVKQDMTSISPDVTGRIVAVEVRENQRVKAGTILFRIDPLPYRIALAQADAALAESRVDVSTKATDSGSAAATLAGAQADLTLAQATYERQAALMKRGFTTRASLDAATQQVAAARARIAAAQADAARARQQVSSGAAGSSTPAAIQVALARREKAQLDLARTIVRAPHDGIVSQTGRLQVGNITPSGVPALTLVTTGGTYVEANFKETDLDHMRVGQVATIGFDAYPELELHGRVQSIGAGTGSQFSVLPAQNATGNWVKVTQRVPVRIAIRGDSPRPLIAGLSADVSVDTQAR, from the coding sequence ATGGCTGACGCCGATCCGCATCGTCAGGTCACGGCGGAGGCGCCGGCCCCTGCCCCTGCCCCCGCCCCCGCCCCGGCTGCGCGTCCCGGGCGGCGGTGGGGTCGGCTGGCGCTGATGCTCAGCGTGCCGCTGCTCCTGCTGCTGGTCGGTGGCTATTTCTGGTTGACCTCGGGGCGCTACGTCTCGACCGACAACGCCTATGTGAAGCAGGACATGACCTCGATCAGCCCGGACGTGACCGGGCGGATCGTCGCGGTCGAGGTGCGCGAGAACCAGCGGGTCAAGGCCGGCACGATCCTCTTCCGCATCGACCCCCTGCCCTATCGCATCGCGCTGGCGCAGGCGGATGCCGCGCTCGCCGAATCACGTGTCGACGTGTCGACGAAGGCGACCGACAGCGGCAGCGCCGCGGCAACCCTCGCCGGAGCACAGGCGGACCTGACGCTCGCGCAGGCGACGTACGAACGACAGGCCGCGCTGATGAAGCGCGGTTTCACCACCCGCGCCTCGCTCGACGCCGCGACGCAGCAGGTCGCCGCCGCGCGCGCGCGCATCGCCGCGGCGCAGGCGGATGCCGCGCGCGCCCGGCAACAGGTGTCGAGCGGTGCGGCCGGCTCCAGCACTCCCGCGGCGATCCAGGTCGCGCTGGCACGGCGTGAGAAGGCGCAGCTCGACCTCGCCCGCACGATCGTCCGCGCGCCGCATGACGGCATCGTCAGCCAGACCGGGCGGCTTCAGGTCGGCAATATCACGCCCAGCGGCGTCCCCGCGCTGACGCTGGTCACGACCGGCGGCACCTATGTCGAGGCGAATTTCAAGGAAACCGACCTCGACCATATGCGCGTCGGCCAGGTCGCGACGATCGGGTTCGATGCCTATCCCGAGCTGGAGCTGCACGGCCGCGTCCAGTCGATCGGCGCGGGCACGGGGTCGCAATTCTCGGTCCTGCCGGCGCAGAACGCGACCGGCAACTGGGTGAAGGTGACCCAGCGGGTGCCGGTCCGGATCGCGATCCGGGGCGATTCGCCGCGCCCGCTGATCGCCGGCCTGTCCGCCGACGTCTCGGTCGACACGCAGGCCCGCTGA
- a CDS encoding DHA2 family efflux MFS transporter permease subunit, with translation MASAAPAAGTPMLPVEHRGILTIGVMGAMVMQILDTTIANVALPHMQTSLGATVDTVTWVLTSYIVATAIALPATGWLSDRIGSRNLFLVSVGVFVIASMLCGVANSLPLMVAFRIVQGVAAAFINPLSQTAMLDINPPERAAKAMSVWGMGVMVGPIMGPVIGGFLTENYNWRWVFYVNVPVGLLTLAILWWQLPSRPRARRTFDYLGFIYVGLAVAAFQLMLDRGQTEDWFSSWEIVAEGLIAIAALWMAVIHLATARKPLFDRELFRNRNLVMGMLFMVVIGISTMAPMALLPPMLQQLFGYPVIDTGMMMAPRGVGVLATMWIAGQLMGKVDTRIVIVVGLILFAGSLRMMAGYSLEMDYWPVVTAGFIQGLGMGFVFMPLNALAFATLDNRYRTDGASILNLMRSIGQSAGISMVTVMLARNIQTSHADLGAHVTDQTLPAADLLARVPALGQTAAAFADAMVNREAAMIAYVDDFYLMAWISIAVVPLVFLLRKPKGKLEVVHSE, from the coding sequence ATGGCCAGCGCCGCGCCCGCCGCGGGCACGCCGATGCTCCCCGTCGAGCATCGCGGCATCCTGACCATCGGCGTCATGGGCGCCATGGTGATGCAGATCCTGGACACCACGATCGCCAATGTCGCGCTGCCGCATATGCAGACGTCGCTGGGCGCGACGGTCGATACCGTCACCTGGGTGCTGACCAGCTATATCGTCGCGACCGCGATCGCGCTGCCCGCGACCGGCTGGCTGTCCGACCGGATCGGCAGCCGGAACCTGTTCCTGGTGTCGGTGGGAGTCTTCGTCATCGCCTCCATGCTGTGCGGCGTCGCCAACAGCCTGCCACTGATGGTCGCGTTCCGCATCGTGCAGGGCGTCGCCGCCGCCTTCATCAACCCGCTGTCGCAGACCGCGATGCTCGACATCAACCCGCCAGAGCGCGCGGCAAAGGCGATGAGCGTATGGGGCATGGGGGTGATGGTCGGCCCGATCATGGGGCCGGTCATCGGCGGCTTCCTGACCGAGAACTACAATTGGCGCTGGGTCTTCTACGTCAACGTGCCGGTCGGATTGCTGACGCTCGCGATCCTGTGGTGGCAACTGCCGTCGCGCCCGCGGGCCAGGCGGACGTTCGACTATCTGGGCTTCATCTATGTCGGGCTGGCGGTCGCGGCGTTCCAGCTGATGCTCGATCGCGGCCAGACCGAGGACTGGTTCTCCAGCTGGGAGATCGTCGCGGAGGGGCTGATCGCCATCGCGGCGCTATGGATGGCGGTGATCCACCTCGCCACGGCGCGCAAGCCGCTGTTCGACCGCGAGCTGTTCCGCAACCGCAACCTCGTCATGGGGATGCTGTTCATGGTCGTCATCGGCATCTCGACCATGGCGCCGATGGCGCTGCTGCCGCCGATGCTGCAGCAGCTGTTCGGCTATCCGGTGATCGACACCGGCATGATGATGGCACCGCGCGGCGTCGGCGTGCTGGCGACGATGTGGATCGCGGGGCAGCTGATGGGGAAGGTCGACACCCGCATCGTCATCGTCGTCGGGCTGATCCTGTTCGCGGGCTCGCTCAGGATGATGGCGGGCTATTCGCTGGAGATGGACTATTGGCCGGTCGTGACCGCGGGGTTCATCCAGGGGCTCGGCATGGGGTTCGTCTTCATGCCGCTCAACGCGCTCGCCTTCGCCACGCTCGACAACCGCTATCGCACCGACGGCGCGAGCATCCTGAACCTGATGCGCTCGATCGGCCAGTCAGCCGGCATCTCGATGGTGACGGTCATGCTGGCGCGCAACATCCAGACGAGCCACGCGGACCTCGGCGCACACGTCACCGACCAGACGCTGCCCGCCGCCGACCTGCTTGCGCGCGTCCCCGCGCTGGGCCAGACCGCCGCCGCCTTCGCCGACGCGATGGTCAACCGCGAGGCGGCGATGATCGCCTATGTCGACGATTTCTATCTGATGGCGTGGATATCGATCGCGGTCGTCCCGCTGGTGTTCCTGCTCCGCAAGCCGAAGGGCAAGCTGGAGGTGGTGCACAGCGAGTAG
- a CDS encoding aspartate-semialdehyde dehydrogenase: MGYRVVVAGATGNVGREMVNILAERQFPADEIAVLASSRSVGDQIEYGDTGRMLTVKNIEHFDPAGWDMALFAIGSEATKVYAPKFAAAGCTVIDNSSLYRMDPDVPLIVPEVNADAIDGYKAKNIIANPNCSTAQMVVALKPLHDAATIRRVVVATYQSVSGAGKVGMDELFEQSRNIFVGDPAEPKKFTKQIAFNVIPHIDSFLEDGSTKEEWKMVVETKKILDPRIKVTATCVRVPVFVGHSEALNIEFERELDAETAKNILREAPGVMLIDKHEDGGYVTPIESAGDDATYISRVRDDSTVENGLSLWCVSDNLRKGAALNAVQIAELLGRRHLKKAD; the protein is encoded by the coding sequence ATGGGGTATCGGGTGGTCGTCGCGGGTGCGACGGGCAATGTCGGGCGCGAGATGGTCAATATCCTGGCCGAGCGGCAGTTCCCCGCGGACGAGATCGCGGTGCTGGCCTCCTCGCGCTCGGTCGGCGACCAGATCGAATATGGCGACACCGGCCGCATGCTGACGGTCAAGAACATCGAGCATTTCGATCCCGCCGGCTGGGACATGGCGCTGTTCGCGATCGGCAGCGAGGCGACGAAGGTCTATGCGCCGAAGTTCGCCGCCGCTGGCTGCACGGTGATCGACAATTCGTCGCTGTACCGCATGGACCCCGACGTGCCGCTGATCGTGCCGGAGGTGAATGCCGATGCGATCGACGGCTATAAGGCGAAGAACATCATCGCCAACCCCAATTGCTCGACCGCGCAGATGGTCGTGGCGCTGAAGCCGCTGCACGATGCCGCGACCATCAGGCGCGTGGTGGTGGCGACCTATCAGTCGGTGTCCGGCGCGGGCAAGGTCGGCATGGACGAGCTGTTCGAGCAGAGCCGCAACATCTTCGTCGGCGATCCCGCCGAGCCGAAGAAGTTCACCAAGCAGATCGCGTTCAACGTGATCCCGCATATCGACAGCTTCCTGGAGGACGGCTCCACCAAGGAAGAGTGGAAGATGGTGGTCGAGACCAAGAAGATCCTCGATCCCAGGATCAAGGTGACCGCGACGTGCGTGCGCGTGCCGGTCTTCGTCGGCCATTCCGAGGCGCTGAACATCGAGTTCGAGCGCGAACTGGACGCCGAAACCGCGAAGAACATCCTGCGCGAGGCGCCGGGCGTCATGCTGATCGACAAGCATGAGGACGGCGGATACGTCACCCCGATCGAGAGCGCGGGCGACGACGCGACCTATATCAGCCGCGTGCGCGACGATTCCACGGTCGAAAACGGCCTGTCGCTGTGGTGCGTGAGCGACAACCTGCGCAAGGGTGCCGCGCTGAACGCGGTGCAGATCGCGGAATTGCTCGGCCGGCGGCACCTGAAGAAGGCGGATTGA